One genomic region from Anaerolineae bacterium encodes:
- the thiL gene encoding thiamine-phosphate kinase has translation MKVSDLGEFGLIERLRRFLDEPDPRVIVGIGDDVAVLEGPGEMLLLATCDIQVEGIHFLRPLITPYELGRKALAINLSDVASMGGLPDFALVSLALPPDAELDFIDELYRGLKDEAAEAGVKIVGGNIARLPERFVVDIFLIGKVERELFLTRRGAKPGDLLMVTGTLGDSAAGLALLLRGIKEERFASLYRAHLTPKARLREGRTLALGKLASSAIDISDGLARDAGHLCDESGVGVLIRLADIPLSDALREAAALLEEDPLKWAISGGEDYQLLFTVPPDKAHQVRAALHPTPVTEIGVILSPQDGRYILMPDGSKQSLRPEGWDHFAPI, from the coding sequence ATGAAGGTTTCAGATTTAGGTGAATTTGGCCTCATTGAAAGACTTCGCCGCTTTTTAGACGAGCCCGATCCCAGAGTAATCGTAGGCATAGGGGATGACGTAGCTGTCCTGGAAGGACCAGGAGAAATGTTACTTCTTGCCACCTGTGATATACAGGTGGAAGGTATTCACTTCCTTAGGCCCCTGATAACCCCCTACGAGCTTGGTCGAAAAGCTCTGGCTATAAATTTGAGCGATGTGGCTTCTATGGGCGGACTCCCTGACTTTGCCCTGGTCTCCTTAGCTTTACCCCCGGATGCCGAGCTTGACTTCATCGATGAGCTTTACCGGGGCCTCAAAGATGAAGCGGCGGAAGCAGGTGTAAAAATCGTAGGGGGCAACATAGCTCGCCTTCCGGAGCGCTTCGTGGTGGACATTTTCTTAATAGGCAAGGTGGAAAGGGAACTCTTTCTTACACGTCGGGGGGCAAAACCAGGTGATTTGCTCATGGTCACAGGAACCCTGGGCGATTCAGCGGCAGGGCTTGCCCTCCTTCTCAGGGGTATTAAGGAAGAGCGGTTTGCTTCCCTTTACAGGGCTCATCTTACCCCTAAAGCCAGGCTAAGAGAAGGGCGTACCCTTGCCCTTGGAAAACTGGCCTCATCGGCCATAGATATAAGCGATGGCCTCGCCAGAGATGCAGGCCACTTGTGCGATGAAAGCGGTGTGGGGGTTCTAATCCGCCTGGCGGATATCCCTCTTTCGGATGCCCTTAGGGAAGCCGCTGCCCTTCTTGAAGAAGACCCCCTTAAATGGGCTATTTCCGGAGGAGAAGATTACCAGCTTCTTTTCACTGTCCCTCCCGATAAAGCCCACCAGGTCCGGGCTGCTTTGCATCCGACGCCGGTGACGGAAATAGGGGTAATTCTCAGCCCTCAAGATGGGCGCTATATTTTGATGCCCGATGGCTCAAAGCAATCCCTCAGGCCTGAAGGGTGGGACCACTTTGCCCCTATTTAA
- a CDS encoding histone deacetylase, whose translation MTGYAFHPIYLEHTLVGHPENHYRLLAIMNLLEKEGVLSRLKLIEPKPVSRELLEKVHTPRYIQLVKEMAESGGGHLDLDTYMGVRSYEAALMAAGGTVEAVRAVLEGEVENAFALVRPPGHHATPTRGMGFCIFNNVAVAARYALDRKEVNRVLIVDFDVHHGNGTQDIFYRESSVLYFSTHQYPHYPGTGYITDIGEDEGYGYTVNVPLGGWVGDEGFRQIFEEILVPIARRYRPDLILVSAGFDSHWADPLASMLLSIRGYTELARILKSLADELCQGRIVFVLEGGYKLEVLSHCVLNIFYVLMGEEKLVDPLGPSTKPERPVRTLIQNLKELHKLA comes from the coding sequence ATGACCGGTTACGCTTTTCATCCCATTTACCTGGAGCATACCCTTGTAGGTCATCCTGAAAACCATTACCGTCTCTTGGCTATAATGAACCTCTTGGAAAAAGAAGGTGTGCTCTCAAGGCTTAAGTTAATTGAACCCAAACCGGTCTCCCGGGAACTTTTGGAAAAAGTCCACACACCTCGCTATATACAATTGGTAAAAGAAATGGCTGAAAGCGGTGGAGGCCACCTGGATCTGGACACATACATGGGGGTACGCTCCTATGAGGCTGCTTTGATGGCTGCCGGAGGAACTGTCGAAGCTGTAAGGGCGGTGCTGGAGGGTGAGGTTGAAAACGCTTTTGCCCTAGTTAGACCTCCAGGCCACCACGCCACCCCAACGAGAGGAATGGGCTTTTGCATTTTCAACAACGTCGCTGTGGCTGCGCGCTACGCCCTCGACAGGAAAGAGGTAAATAGAGTCTTAATTGTGGATTTCGATGTCCACCATGGCAATGGCACCCAGGATATCTTCTACCGCGAATCTTCAGTCCTCTACTTCTCCACCCATCAGTATCCGCACTACCCGGGCACTGGCTACATAACTGACATCGGTGAAGACGAAGGCTACGGTTACACTGTCAACGTGCCTCTGGGAGGATGGGTAGGAGACGAAGGATTCAGACAGATATTTGAGGAAATTCTGGTGCCCATAGCCCGACGCTACCGGCCAGATCTGATATTGGTTTCGGCAGGGTTTGATTCCCACTGGGCGGACCCTCTGGCTTCGATGCTTCTTTCCATAAGAGGGTATACCGAGCTGGCTCGCATCCTCAAGTCTTTAGCCGATGAGCTCTGCCAGGGGCGCATCGTTTTTGTCTTGGAAGGTGGCTACAAACTTGAGGTCCTTTCCCATTGCGTTCTCAACATCTTTTACGTTCTCATGGGAGAAGAGAAGCTCGTAGACCCACTGGGACCTTCAACTAAACCGGAGCGTCCCGTTAGAACCCTAATCCAGAACCTGAAAGAATTACACAAACTGGCTTAA
- a CDS encoding CDP-alcohol phosphatidyltransferase family protein yields the protein MKGQNVLGGILAQMASVMDGVDGDLARLKGMSSPFGAFFDAVLDRYADAAVVLGMTWWAAQGKENYFVWIMGLTALIGSFMVSYSWARAEASLRPHDDIPFLSRLAGRDFRLFLIMLGGLSGAGFWTLLVLSFITHLTVLLRIIYFAKRAS from the coding sequence CTGAAAGGCCAAAATGTTTTGGGTGGGATCCTGGCACAAATGGCTTCAGTGATGGACGGAGTTGATGGCGATCTAGCAAGGCTTAAAGGGATGAGTTCCCCCTTCGGAGCATTTTTTGATGCTGTACTGGATCGCTATGCCGATGCAGCTGTTGTCCTGGGGATGACCTGGTGGGCAGCCCAGGGCAAAGAGAACTATTTTGTCTGGATCATGGGTCTCACGGCCCTTATAGGAAGCTTTATGGTAAGTTACTCCTGGGCAAGAGCCGAAGCCTCCCTTCGCCCCCATGACGATATACCCTTTCTATCAAGGCTCGCCGGCAGGGACTTCAGGCTTTTTCTCATAATGCTTGGCGGGCTTTCAGGCGCAGGTTTCTGGACCTTATTGGTGTTATCTTTTATTACACACCTTACGGTGCTTCTGAGGATTATCTACTTCGCCAAAAGGGCCTCTTAA
- the rpoD gene encoding RNA polymerase sigma factor RpoD yields the protein MGRRNARKREEFEELELSELPEADSGELDDPEEIDVVEHLLNLGRANGFITYNDVLDALPDAEKDLDRLEDIFNALFEEGIEVSEEPLPRKSAGREGRAPEGRDDVEVDDTISLYLKEVGKVPLLTQEEEIELAKKIEEGHLAKRRLAKGVSDPEERKRLEKLVEEGKAAQEHLIKANSRLVVSVAKKYIGRGVPFLDLIQEGNIGLIRAVKKFDYRRGYKFSTYATWWIRQAVTRAIADQGRTIRVPVHMYEQINQLARAVRKLVQELGREPTTEEIAEELSISPNKVEQIIRVSQRPLSLETPVGEEEDSFLGDFIEDDSSPSPTETATQSLLREQLEEILKSLSPREAKILKLRFGLLDGYSYTLEEVGRKFGVTRERIRQIEAQALGRLRHPSRSRKLRDFLR from the coding sequence ATGGGGAGGAGAAACGCCAGAAAGCGAGAAGAATTTGAAGAACTGGAATTGAGTGAATTGCCGGAAGCAGATAGCGGAGAGTTAGATGATCCGGAGGAAATAGATGTGGTAGAACATCTTCTGAACCTGGGAAGGGCCAATGGCTTTATTACCTATAACGATGTGCTTGATGCCCTTCCGGATGCCGAAAAGGATTTGGATCGCCTTGAAGACATATTTAATGCCTTATTTGAAGAAGGCATTGAAGTAAGCGAAGAACCCCTTCCCCGCAAGAGTGCAGGCCGTGAGGGCCGCGCTCCTGAGGGCAGAGACGATGTAGAAGTGGATGATACAATAAGCCTTTACCTTAAAGAAGTGGGCAAAGTGCCGCTTTTGACTCAGGAAGAGGAAATAGAGCTGGCCAAGAAAATAGAAGAAGGACATCTGGCTAAAAGGCGCCTGGCTAAAGGAGTTTCAGACCCTGAAGAGAGGAAAAGGCTCGAAAAGCTTGTGGAAGAAGGCAAAGCAGCTCAGGAGCATCTCATAAAAGCTAACTCCAGATTGGTCGTGAGCGTGGCCAAGAAGTACATAGGGCGCGGAGTCCCCTTCCTGGACCTTATCCAAGAGGGGAATATTGGGTTAATAAGGGCGGTTAAGAAGTTTGATTACCGCCGGGGCTATAAATTCTCCACCTATGCTACCTGGTGGATTCGGCAGGCGGTCACCAGAGCCATTGCTGACCAGGGGCGCACCATAAGGGTCCCCGTTCACATGTACGAACAGATAAATCAATTGGCCAGAGCGGTCCGAAAACTGGTTCAAGAGCTGGGGAGGGAACCAACTACCGAAGAGATAGCCGAAGAGCTGAGCATCTCTCCGAACAAAGTCGAACAAATAATAAGGGTGTCGCAGCGGCCCCTTTCCCTTGAAACGCCTGTTGGCGAAGAGGAAGACAGCTTTTTGGGGGATTTCATAGAAGACGATTCCTCTCCATCTCCTACTGAAACTGCTACCCAATCCCTCCTCAGGGAACAGCTGGAGGAGATCCTAAAATCCCTGAGCCCAAGGGAAGCCAAAATTTTGAAGCTGCGCTTTGGGCTATTGGATGGATACAGTTATACCTTGGAAGAAGTGGGGCGCAAATTTGGAGTTACAAGGGAGAGGATAAGGCAAATAGAAGCACAAGCCTTAGGCCGATTGAGGCACCCTTCTCGGAGCCGGAAGCTCAGGGATTTCTTGAGATAA